The following coding sequences are from one Humulus lupulus chromosome X, drHumLupu1.1, whole genome shotgun sequence window:
- the LOC133807128 gene encoding 14-3-3-like protein B: MIKFFASQNLSLSLSLSLTLSQHTFRATMATTVPENLSREQYVYLAKLAEQAERYEEMVQFMQKLVLGCTPASELTVEERNLLSVAYKNVIGSLRAAWRIVSSIEQKEEGRKNEDHVVLVKDYRSKVESELSDVCASILKLMDSNLIPSAASSESKVFYLKMKGDYHRYLAEFKVGDERKSAAEDTMISYKAAQDIAATDLASTHPIRLGLALNFSVFYYEILNQSDKACSLAKLAFEEAIAELDTLGEESYKDSTLIMQLLRDNLTLWTSDAQDQLDEP, translated from the exons ATGATAAAATTCTTCGCCAGtcaaaatctctctctctctctctctctctctctcactctctcacaACACACTTTCAGAGCAACAATGGCGACTACTGTTCCAGAAAACCTAAGCAGAGAGCAGTACGTGTACCTAGCCAAGCTAGCTGAGCAAGCCGAGCGTTACGAGGAGATGGTTCAGTTCATGCAGAAGCTTGTGTTGGGTTGCACTCCTGCCTCTGAGCTCACTGTGGAGGAGCGCAACCTCCTCTCTGTCGCTTACAAGAACGTCATCGGATCTCTCCGAGCCGCCTGGCGCATCGTCTCCTCCATCGAGCAGAAGGAGGAGGGTCGCAAGAATGAAGACCACGTTGTCCTAGTCAAGGATTACAGATCCAAGGTCGAGTCCGAGCTTTCTGATGTCTGCGCCAGTATCCTCAAGCTCATGGACTCCAACCTTATTCCCTCTGCCGCTTCCAGTGAGTCCAAGGTCTTCTATTTGAAGATGAAGGGTGATTATCACCGTTACTTGGCTGAGTTCAAGGTCGGTGATGAGAGGAAATCCGCCGCTGAGGACACCATGATCTCTTACAAGGCTGCTCAG GATATAGCGGCTACGGATCTTGCATCAACACATCCAATTAGGTTGGGGTTAGCACTCAATTTTTCAGTGTTCTACTATGAGATTCTCAATCAATCTGATAAAGCTTGCAGCTTGGCCAAACTG GCATTTGAGGAAGCAATTGCTGAGTTAGACACTTTGGGAGAAGAATCGTACAAGGACAGCACCCTCATCATGCAACTCCTAAGGGACAACCTCACCCTTTGGACTTCAGATGCGCAG GACCAGTTAGATGAGCCATAG